CGGGCAGCTGCAGCGCGGGGTTCTGAGGCACACGGAGCTGTTCGGTGTGCACCCTTAACAGGGTGCTCTAATGTGGAGTTAACTTGGCTGTAGTTTCAAGTATTAAAGCAGTCGGTTGTGGTGGTCCAGCTTTAGTTCATAACCCCAGTCTCAAGGCATTGAGAAACCAATAATGGGTGGGTCTGTGGATGTAGCTGGTTTTCACAATAGATGGGAAAGCTGTTCAGAAGGTCTGGAGCTGCATCTCTAGGCTAACATAGTCCCTGTGTCTCTGATGTCTCCTGGACTCAAACCTCAGCTGTAGTGTTCAGTGCTCAGCAGGAGGAACGTGCAGGGAGCTCTATTGTCAGTGGTGGTATTGCTGTGATGATGTAATTTGCGTCTTACCCAGTGTTCAGTGACAGTTGCCTGCTGTTACCGTGCTGACACTGTTGAGCTGCAGACACATTTAATTCTGAGCAATAGCGGAGGGGTTTGAATGATAGCAATTTAACTGACTTGTGCTTaagagcttttcctttcctttttcaggCTTGCGCCCGACCATTGATATCTGTCTACTCTGAGAAGGGGGAGGCATCTGGTAAGAATGTCATCCTGCCGGCCGTGTTCAAGGCGCCCATTCGCCCTGACGTGGTGAACTTCGTTCACACCAACCTGCGCAAGAACAACAGGCAGCCCTATGCTGTCAGCGAGCTCGCAGGTATGGTTTGTCCCCAGAACGGAGGGGAGTGCTGTGGTAGCTGTTGGTTTTAATGCAGCTGGGCTGGAAGGGAAACAAGCTGAGAGTTGAAATAAGAGAAGCACCATTCGATTAGATTTTGATGAGAACACAGGGAAACTATTCTGATCGTTAATGATCTGATTTTAAATTGCATGGAACGTAACCTTATCAGGCAAAAAACTTcagtgaaatgctgtgttttttagTCCCTTGCTCCACGTTGACTACAGGAGACTTTCATACatggcatttaaaataaacctgTGCAAATGGCTGTTAGAGTTGCCTCAGAAGCTAGTGGATGCAAATATCTACTGCTTGCAAAGGAATTCATGCATTTGCTTTCAAATTCAATTCTGGTGGCAATTCACAAACATCTTAACCTGCTGAGAACAGCCAATGCAGACCTCCATGTGAAAGTTGTGGTGTCATACTTGATTCTGACCTAACCAGATCCTTAATACCCTAAGAGCTTTTTTTAACTGATCAGGATTTGTTGTGCTGAAATGATGAGATTCCACTTCAATGGTCCGTGTTTCTGACCTATATGATAACAGTGGAAGTTCTGATGCTTGGTCCCAAGTTCAACATGTCTGTGGCTTTGGGGAAATAGCACTGTTGTCACTTTCTGCATTGATCTCTTTTCTGTGGCAGGTCATCAGACCAGCGCCGAGTCTTGGGGCACTGGGAGAGCTGTTGCTCGTATTCCTCGAGTACGAGGTGGTGGAACACACCGCTCTGGCCAAGGTGCCTTTGGAAATGTATCCTTTCATATCTGCTGCTCATGTCAGGTGTAAATCTCAACTCATCCAAGgcaaatcatttttaattatcttaatATGAAATGGAATCCTACTTCTTGAGTAATGCCCGTCCTTAAGATCTGTGATCCGGATCACTGTGAAAACTGTGATTAGCACCTTCTCTGTGCAAATTCGGACTTGCCTTAATGATCAGGATGatttcttctgtctgttttccctGCAGAAGCCGTGGGTATGTTGAGGCTCGTGAGGCACGCTGCCTTGCCATGATGTCGTAATTTGCGTCCTACTCTGTGCTCAGTGACAGTTGCCTGCTGTCAGTGAACTGGCACAGGTGGTTGACGAGCAGTTAATGCTGAGCAAGTGCTAAAGAGGCACATCAGAGAACGTAGTTCTGAAGGGTTGTTCTTAACTGTAGATACTTAGATGTGTCGCGGAGGCCGCATGTTTGCCCCAACCAAGACTTGGCGACGCTGGCACCGCAGAGTGAACGTAACTCAGAAACGTTACGCCATCTGTTCTGCCTTGGCAGCATCGGCTCTTCCAGCACTGGTCATGTCTAAAGGTGGGAATTCTGCTGGGAATGTTTGTGTGGCCTGAGCAGTAGCAACTACTTTGAGATTACTTGAAATGTCTCTTGTGGATAATAAACTCCCTTTCATATTAAGGGTGCAGTCCCCTCCTTCAGTACGTTGAGTATTTTTATGTACAGCTGGGAGTGGTAATTCGGGGGTTTCGCCGTGTTAAAAGTTAGGCAGTGCTGACATCAATCTTGTGCTAACAGCTTATGGGAAATGAAGTTGAACTTTGAATTAAATGGCAATTTGGTTTGATTTCTGTTCACAGAAGCCGCAGATGATGCTTAATTTACTTGAGTATTATTTGAGGCAGGCCAATAAGGCTGCACTAAAACTTGTCTGCTGTTTTTAGGACAGCATGTTAGattcctgattttattttgtattgctTCTGAACACATAAGGCCTTACCTTGAAACGCATGCATATAAACCAGGGTCAGTGGGTAACTTAATGTCATGTGAAACCCCTGTTAGGCCACTGCATTGAGGAGATCCCAGAACTTCCTCTGGTTGTTGAGGACAAAGTTGAGAgttacaagaaaacaaaggaagctgTTCTCCTTCTTAAGAAGCTTAAAGCTTGGAATGACATAAAGAAGGTGAGTTGCTACAGGTATGTTCCTGAGGGCACTCATCGTTAGGTTCTGCCATCAATAAATTAAGAATTGCAGTTTGTTCTGTATTGGTTTGATGCCGTGAACAATCTTATGGTAACAGTtgtaggggggaaaaaagtttaAGCAGTCAAAGTCAGTTTTTTCCTATGTTGTTTTACTCTTTGTACTCGGTTctcttcatttcagtgctgagcagcaatGCCAACAGCTCAGCCTGTGTCCCTTCTGAGTCTTCCGGATGATGAACTTCTCACTGGTCCGTGTTTCAGATTATCAGTGACGATCGTGAAGTTCTGACTGAAGCGCCTTTATCTTACTGCTCTAATTTGGACTTTTTCAAATATTCAcaggtttttcctctttctataGGTTTATGCCTCTCAGCGCATGAGGGCCGGGAAGGGGAAGATGAGGAATCGTCGCCGCATCCAGCGCAGGGGGCCTTGCATCATCTACAATGAGGACAACGGCATCATCAGAGCCTTCCGCAATATCCCGGGTAATTCCAGCTTGGATCTTATttactcttttatttcttttttctctatttatttatttttttttaaagacagccCAGAATGATGAGATTCCACTTCATTGGTCCGTGTTTCTGAAACACATGATTTTGTGGAAGTTCTGATTTGTAGCTTAAAGTGGCTGTAATTTTATTCCCAAGTTTGGTTTGGTGCCGTTGAGGATGTTTGCGTGTCTGTTACCATCCAGACTGCCTTTCAGACTGCAATAATGTATGGTCTGTTTCTCTCAGTTCCATGTTGCTTCCTTTTCATTACAACGGGGGAGGTGTGTCTGTGCTTCTGTAGGAATTACTCTCCTTGATGTGAACAAGCTGAACCTGCTGAGACTGGCTCCTGGTGGCCACGTTGGGCGTTTCTGCATTTGGACTGAGAGTGCCTTCCGCAAGCTGGATGATCTCTATGGCACCTGGCGCAAACCCGCCACCCTGAAGAGCAACTACAAGTAAGCATAGGAGCACGTGTCCCAGCTGCGTGTGGGGGTAGCAGAATAACCCAGCAGAGCCGCAGGTTGTCCGGGCTGGGTGTGCAAAGTGGGTAATTTGTACtgaatgcttattttcattGGATGAGCCgtattttattttccaactTAAACTCTGAACGTTTGCTTCCCAGCCTGCCGATGCACAAGATGACCAATACAGACCTTGGAAGGATCCTGAGAAGCCAGGAGATCCAGAAGGCGCTGCGTGCTCCAAAGTAATCATTTTTAACTAATAATTGCCACGTGCAGCACTTTGCATTGAGAGCAGAAATCCCTGTGCCTCCAGATGTCAGATAGTGCTGGCATCTCTTTGGTTCCTGGCCCTAAATACCAGGAATTGTGGTTCCCTTAGATGAGGCTTTAGGAAGGTTTTAGAGCTGTGGAAGGGAATCGCGGTACAATAcacctccctgctttccaggaAGAAGATTCACCGCAGAGTCCTGAAGAAGAACCCGCTGAAGAATCTGAGGATCATGATCAAGCTGAACCCATACGCCAAAACAATGCGACGCAACACCATCCTGCGCCACGCCAAGAACGTGAGCATGGAACACCTGACCTCATACGGTCTGAGGCATTGAAACCCATCCTATAGGTGctaatggttgtttttttttcttgctgttgcaGCACAAACtcaaggaggagaagaaagccAAAGCCAAGGCCAATGTCACAGCCAAGGCCAAGCTGTCAGCTAAGGCGCAGACCAAGGCCAAGACTGCAGGCAAGGCTGAAGACAAAACTGCAGGGAAGGCTGCaggaaaagctgcaggaaaggctgcaggaaagGCCGCAGCCAAGGGCCCGGCCAAAGCACCAGCAAAACCTGCAGCGAAGGCTCCAGCAAAATCCCCAGCCAAGGCCCCAGCAAAGGGCAAGGCTGAGGCGTGAGCAGGGCAGCACAACTCAAAGCTGTACCACGGATCTACAGCAAATAAATCCTATTGGGAGACTGAGGGGCTTTGTAGTTCTCTGACACGGTGGTGCGGGGTGGGGGTACGGAGTGGCTCAGGGTTAATGGCTGGTGGGGCTCTGAGGGCACTGTGAGGGCACGAGGGTGAGAGAAGAGAAGCGTGTGTTGGAGGTGGGATCCAGCAGCAGCCACGAGCCTTCACCTGGAATCACATGCGGAATGCGTTGTGTTCTGTGGGCTGTGTTTGGATGCGTTGTGTTCTGCGGGCTCTGGGGGGAGCTGTATGTAAATTGTTAAAGGTTCTGAATTCCTCTTGCGAGCCCAGGTCTCAGTTTGGGGCTGGGGATCGTTGTTGATCATGGTTCACTCGGCTGTTCCCTGCGGGGCCCTTTCGAAATGGAACCGTAGGAGAGGGGGCGGTGCGGGGCTCTCAGCGCCATTAGCGCTGTGCTGTGTAGCTCCAGGTGCCGTGTTGGTGCCGTGTTGGTGCCCTGTTGGTCCGGTCCTCCCTCAGGGCGCTTTTCCTTTAAGCGGATCCCGTCGCACCGTCGCTCCCATCGCGCTCCCTCCCTCGGTGCGGGTTGTGCCGCCTCGCGGTGCGGCGCAGCGCTGCAAATGGCGGCGCCGTGACGTCACGCGGCGCTCTCGTGCCGCTCTCCGCTTCCCGCCCCTCGGGGTCACGTGGGCGCGGCCGCCGCGCTGGTCGGTAGCGGAGCGGAGAGGAGGGGCCGCCCAGCGgtgggccgggccgggccggggcggcgggCAGGATGCTGAGCCGGCTGCAGGAGCTGCGCAAGGAGGAGGAGACGCTGCTGCGGGTGAAGGCGGCGCTGCACGAGCAGCTCACCCGGCTCAAGGTCGGTGTTTCCGGGCTGTGCCGCGGACGGCTGCGCTTCTGCCGCGGCGTCACGAGAGAACGACGGAAGCGGCGCGTTTC
This window of the Excalfactoria chinensis isolate bCotChi1 chromosome 10, bCotChi1.hap2, whole genome shotgun sequence genome carries:
- the RPL4 gene encoding large ribosomal subunit protein uL4; this translates as MACARPLISVYSEKGEASGKNVILPAVFKAPIRPDVVNFVHTNLRKNNRQPYAVSELAGHQTSAESWGTGRAVARIPRVRGGGTHRSGQGAFGNMCRGGRMFAPTKTWRRWHRRVNVTQKRYAICSALAASALPALVMSKGHCIEEIPELPLVVEDKVESYKKTKEAVLLLKKLKAWNDIKKVYASQRMRAGKGKMRNRRRIQRRGPCIIYNEDNGIIRAFRNIPGITLLDVNKLNLLRLAPGGHVGRFCIWTESAFRKLDDLYGTWRKPATLKSNYNLPMHKMTNTDLGRILRSQEIQKALRAPKKKIHRRVLKKNPLKNLRIMIKLNPYAKTMRRNTILRHAKNHKLKEEKKAKAKANVTAKAKLSAKAQTKAKTAGKAEDKTAGKAAGKAAGKAAGKAAAKGPAKAPAKPAAKAPAKSPAKAPAKGKAEA